The region gtcaccagagcaaccgtaccTTAATTCTGATTAGGTTcagtaaccacgcccactccggttggcagttgtcattttaattttcagattattgtttatgaatattttccatgacatctaatactcaaaaacttcattattttaattatgaaacaaataccatTCAGAGCCAAtaagaactattagttatttacaaattaaaagagatcaaccatttattacctccaaaattctgtctatgaaaaaatttatcgaccattgacaagtgtcaagcgaTCCCTAACTACGTAGCAGGTTACCTGacacattgaaaaccactagtaacctCTCTCAAATTCTCGGCGATAAACTGACCATACCCATAATTGATGAGTTTTTAATGGGCCCTACAtgcatttttctaaatttcatcattataggagacctaacataaaaatttcaatccttTCTTCAAAAAACAACTTACCAATGTATCATTAGAATTTATACATACTTCTTTCTGGGAATACTAATGGCTCATTTAACACTGTTCAATTAATTATGAAATGAAACTAAAATTGTTGCTTTATTGACAAAAAACgcatttcttatatttttagAGTGGCTCTTTGAATTCTTATTTCTAGAGGTTACTTCTTGTTTTGAATGatccaaaaaataatgaaatttaagTAACTGATATGAAGATTTCTTcaagttaatttaaattttttgatttcacaaactaattgttttggtttattatttccaatcaTAATATTCTGATATATAAAAATTGCCAATTCTAAATCTTTAAAATCTTTCGAGAAAATAAATCTCGCAGGTTGTTTTGAATTATGGAGAATCCAAAAACCGCATACAAAAATTTGTTCACCAACCAGACCTTTCCTCTGAAACCATAAGTTTcattgaaagaggaaataataaattcatagtattatatctacaattttttttgttttagctTTGATTGTATtaggaaaataaatattttaatcaaCTTTTACTCTTTTTTTGTAGGTTATATGCTGGAACCAGATCCAGACAAGAGACCTGATATTTATCAAGTCAGTTCAATAGCTTTTAAACTTTGCAATAAGGATAATCCGGTTAAGAATTTGATGGTAAGCCTTTTAGTTCGAAATACCCAATGTCTATTTGACTTCATCTATAGCTTCTTTTTATGTTCTAATGGTTAATAAATTATTTACCTGCttcataatttgaatattaatgaaaattattctgacattgttgaagaaaaatattgagttttcccTTTAATAATTTGGTAGTTTAGGTCtgttaaaatatttcttttgtaGAATTCCACAACACCAGTATTAGAAGATCTGCCTGTTCCTCAGTCTGAATCAGAAGCAAAGAAGACAATAATTAAATCTTCTACATCAACAATAAGCGGCAAAACCAATTCGGCTCCTTTAGTTGAAAGCACAAGTGTCATTCCTAGACAACGACCAAAAGGCACAGCTACAACGCCCTTGAACCTGAAGAACCTTCCTTTGAACATCAGCCCCAGTCCAACATCATCCAAAAAATCCCAAAGCCCTGTCGCTCCAACTGTTTCACCATCCTATTCAGTAAGTACATCCTCTGTGGCTCCTCAAGGGATTTCCCAGACCGCTTCCGAAAATCCAAGCTTTGTTCCAGAATTCCATAATCAACCTCCAGCCACCTTTAATGCGGTGAATTGTAGTGAAGTAGTCCAAGATGATCTGGACCAGTTGTTTGAGTCTGGTTACTCTGATCCTTTCAAGGACGATGCGCAGGCTTCGACTCCACCGTTCAATCCTGCAGAAGGTGggtttatttttctgtttccaTCTTTGAACCTATATTGTAagcataattttgttttttttttgcaacggTCTTGATATTCGATGAACGAACTATTCAACTAGATttgatcatagagtaataaacataggcaatttttacatgtccccaacatggttaggttacggTGTCacattatgatatattttcaaattcacaatttttctatatcgttatgaatgtatattatattgaatgaaatatatttatttgagtgattaccgattgaatatgaaaatttgaatatttggaatccgatatttttcctaattgttgaatttataataagcagaatatttatgattttctgaatttctgatatatattTTGGgattgtttaatttttgaaagctaaaatattcttgaagaatTGGGTTTCAGTACATCTCCAAGTGACAATTGCATTTTTCAGCTGAAACAACACAAGGTGGCAATCCAATTACGATTAGTTTATCTAGTCAGAATCAGAGAAACTTCGATCTTGGAGATGTAAGTAGTACTATCAACATTCCTCATACCCCACCTTCTACTCCTACAATGTGCGTAACCAAAGGACATCGTAGGAATATGAGTGATACAACAGCCTTTAATAAGTAAGTATACATAGACGGAACTGAAGCCATAGGTGTTTTTGTTAAAACTTATGCTAActgttccatcttttttcagagTATATGCATCGGAAACAACACAATTTTTAGCTCCATTTGACTCTTCAATTAAAAGGTCGGATGACTCACCATCAACAATGGAAGATTACAATACCAACAGTAAAGTACCGATGGGCTCCTCGGTATCTACCTCTAATGTGAGCAACTTACTTTCGAATACAGAAAATAGATCATTATCAGCAGATGTTGCTGATTGGAACCCTTTCGAAGAAGATGGCTCTTTCAGCGAAATCACAGAGGACCACATTTTTGGGGCTGAATTCGATAAGATTCGTAAATGTAGTCAAACAAGTATGTGATTCTTTTCTTATTGAACATTATAATTATGCATTCAGTATTCACTATATTGAAAAGTTGGCGGAAATTTGTCAATTAAACATTAAAAAcgtattaaaaatattcaaaacattaaataacaatgaaaaaagGTAAATACAAGAAGGCTGCTAAAAAGCAATTCTACCTAAATGATTGAGGTTATTGTCCGTATATCGTCGAGAATTTCAAagcggttactagtggttttcaatgtttgaGGTAACCTTCTTCCTatttacggaccgcttgacacttgtcaattaattttttcattgacagaattttggaggttataaatggttgatctcttttaatttgtaaataaccAATAGTTCTTAATGGCTTGAAaagtatttgtttcataattaaaataataaagtttttgagtgtcagatatcatggaaaatatttattattagaactctttattgcataAAAGGTTGTACAATAGTTTGTTAAAAAATGTGCAAAAGGCGAGCATATCGCAAAGCGATAAACAATATTTATAAAcaatattctgaaaattaaaatgacaactgccaaccggagtgggcgtggttaccgaaactaaccagaataaaagtacggttgctctggtgacagataactcacggaagtttgaggaaatagtcagtCACTGGtctttgaggaatttgacatatacggaccaccaacttactaaccatgGTAACTAAGGTgttatacggaccataccctgagtatcataaataaaagtgtttatttgaattattgatttaACCATTTCTTTTTGTGGAGAACATTTTAAAATaagtaatgaacttattactattattaataGTCTTCCATCATAAAGATTACTTTGAttcattaaattattattaaagcAATCTGTTTGAGATTAGAATTCATTGTTGTCAAAATTCTCAGCAAAACACTAAACGCAAAGGCTGTTAATTAaaaggaacaatatttttcatactATTGAATGATCGATTCTGAGAACTTTCTCaacagaattaattcataacatTTCTAAGAATTCTTATGAATTCTGTATGATTCTTTCACTAAtcaagaataattttttcaggCATTCCAGGAGTAATGTCAGGTGATAATTCTGCATTAGCTGAAGATCCTTTCATTTGCGCTCCTTTTAGTCTTTCCAGTAGAACAAGAAATAAGAAATGTAATCTTCAAATTTCAGATAAACAGtaatttttgtggaatattATGCACTATGTAATTATTATATTTGTTGACAGTTATATTTATTCTAATTTTatcttgattattattattattaatatatctACTCATGAAATTTACCTTGTTAAAacatcaattttatttaaaacCTATTTATTAGAACATTAATATATACTATGCATTTAGATCGTAGAAAGAGCCAAATGcattaatgaaattcaattgTACTTAACCTGAAATTTCCCTTTAATCGTTTGAGGAAAAAAAATCTTAAGCTTAAATTTTGTTGCAGGATTATTCAAAATCatctaatttttattgttgatttattagaaaaaataaaaaacattttttataaaataCATCTTATCCTTTCAACATTCTTGAATTCTATATTAATACTAAAGTTTTTTTAGTCCCGATAGGTGAATATATAATACTTACATCTTATAAAGtagttgaaattaaaaatgatggTCAAAATAACGGATAGTGATGACACCAAATTATACATccatataaaattcataattcaagaagaaacaaaaaatatttcattaataatcAAGGATCCATTGGAACCAGAGGACGGAATATTAGATGTGTTACTGTTACATAATAACACTCCTTAAAATTACatgtaaaattgaaattaaaaagaaatgtATTAAAATTGGGGTTCATATAACATATAAAGATTattagaaattatttcaaactatTTTTATCAATCATATAAAACAAAAAGTAAAAggcatttaaaaataaaataaaaaattctatcattgaaattattcctaAATAACGTATGTAAATGCAGGAAAGTAAACATATCAAATTCCTGATTTTTTTGTACATAAATTCACTTTAGCGTAAAAAATTGGTActgataccaaaaaaaaaaaccattttataTTCAGTAGTTCAATCTAGCTCTTTTTACATTCAAAAATGAAGCTACTATGAATAAAAGAAATGCTATACAAGAACCAGTTATTCCTATCATTAAAGCAAGTCCAGTGTCGATGAAACCATATCTATAACTATTTTCTGGAATTGGATGCAAGTAATCCATGAAATCAAAAATACCACCACAAGACAGTCTCATATAAATGACTGGTAAAGCTGATCCCCTAATTCCCAATTCATTTTCAAGTGTTTTGCGGTATTCCTTGCATGTTTTATAATATCCCGTGAGAAATGTGATAAAATGTACTagggaataaattaaaaatattacagTTAATGATGACATTGTTACCCAGAAAGTCTTAGGAAGGGGTGAAGAATCTTCTGACTGTACTGCCATATGTATTGTCTCTCCATCACTGTAAAATAATAGAATGTAGAAGACATGATGGTagctttgaaaaataattgagcTAAAACCATATTTTGAAccaagaaaatttcattttgattgaaatgaaaaagcaAGAACAACCACTGATTTGATTGAATGAAGTAGTAACAAATACAGGATGTTAAAGgcttcaaatatttaaaaacctattattttcaatagttcaaaaatcaatttaaaacTCTCACCCATTTTTTCTCATAACAGTCCTAGCACTTGGTCTTTCTCTCATAAATAAATATCTATAGCCATGAAAGCATACAAAACTAACACAAAATAATATGTAAAGAATTGGTCCATAAGTGACGAAAATACATGAAGCTTCAGGCCCACCTAGAAATAACATTATTCTACAGgaacattttttatgaaattagtGAATTACATGCCTAGAAAAATATCTGGTGTATGCTGCCCAAATAAAATGCAGCTGCAATTCTTGTGAATACATTGATCTAATGTGGATTTCCAATGTGTCCAGGCTATAGACAAACTTATTGTAGCTACCAATCCAGCAGCTAATGCTAATGCATATGTTATTAATAACTTTTTTTCGGTACTAATTTGAGTCATCTTAACCAATTTGTTATTGGAAATATGTGCTGCAAATCAAGCAGTTTTATTGAATTCTACGATTTACATAAAACAATTcgctatttatttatttgatttcattcAGATAAGATATCTTTATCTCATCTCTAACAAATTTCATAAGCAACATAAAAATTAAACCTCGtaatacttaaaaaaaaagaaaatgtatGCAATATTTTTCTTCAGATTCTCTACATGAAAAGCAAATGCAAATATTGAAATCTTATTTAGCAActaaaaaaatactaaaatagtTGTTAGCATACAAACAATACTAATGTCTAGTAAACAAAACTATCAAAAAGTAAACATTTCAGAATGACAGATTACAAAAAGGGTTGGTAGAGATTCATAGAAAGTCCAAAGCCACTCCCATTGTCTTTTCATATAATTGATAAATATTATACAtaaatattgtatataatttcacttatatgaaatgaatattactTTATTTTGTTGTACAGCAATTATTTAAATCTTTCTTTGCCGTTTTTTCTTGTTTAGTATAACAACAGATAATTGTTCTATGCTAGAACCGACGACAACCGTCATGTGGGTTGTCAACACATGTCATCTGGTTTGCTTGTCAAAAAActagaaattttctattttgattttcGCTAATTTACTAAAACTTCCAAATTGCAAGTTTATAAAGTTcagttattatttttatctttTCCCAAATTGTTCTCCATGatttgtttcattcgatttcATTTAACTCTCTACATGTAGGgcaaaataatgaataacataacctgaattattttataaattttcgttttaataataaaaattacctTATTAGATAAACGATAAGTTCTTATCACAACAACAATTTCGCAAACCTTGAGGTTAACGTCATCTATTTTGGAAAcaatatgcttattttgaagTGTTTTTAAACTATCAGTTATTTAATTATGTCTTCCAATGTATGTTTACCTATTATTATACTACATGCAGtggtaattttttcattaatatcacAATGCTGTTCAGAAGACACCAAAATTATGTCGAGGGAAGAGAAAACACAACTGAGGTAAttgtataaataataaaatagtcaacaaagtgatgattttaaattttagaGAACAAGCAAGAGATATGTTTTACCATGCATATAATGCTTATATGGATAATGCATATCCAGCCGATGAACTTATGCCATTAAGTTGTAAAGGAAGATATCGAGGTCTTTCTCCTAATAGAGGAGATATTGATGATTGTCTAGGAAAGTAAGTAAATTTAtcaatcattgaaaaatacaagTGACAATTTACTGAAGAAATAACATATGTGTATTCAAAGTGCAATTATGGGAACATAAACAAAGTGTTATCAGAAGTGATATCAAATTCAAAAGTTAAGATTTATTTGGATAAGTGGAAAATGataggaaaatatttttgagactgatgaatataaaaattttcattgaatatattgaatctttttcattttggaaGATAAATCTATCTATTTCTACTataattttctttaattatATTCCTGATTAAACTCTATGTtggaaaatattataattaatttaaaacTAGAATTTTCTCAATTTAGTACAGAATCCAAAAAATTTCAGGTTTTATTCTCATGTGATATCCAGAATAGATCCTCTCATACTATGAATACAAAATACTTTGTGAGATACTCCTTAAATATAAGTGATTTTATCATCATGAATTTacagattgatttttttttcagtttttccctTACTCTTATTGATTCTCTGGATACCCTTGTTCTTTTGGGTGATTTATCTGAATTTGAACGTGCTGTGAAACTGATAATTAAAGATGTTTCTTTTGATAATGATATTGTAGTTTCTGTATTTGAAACTAACATTCGTGTTTTAGGGTGAGTAACAGCTTAATATATGTTTATAATTGATTCTTTACTGCTACatctaaaatattatttcagtaCAAATTATGCTAAGTTGGGGGTTCCTAGGGAAATGATGTTGatactttcaattttatttttaatgttattctgaaataatttttctgaattcacATACATATCAGTGATGGTAATAATAGGGCTTTTGGTTAATTATTTATTAACCACTGTTTTTAATGATTTGAGATATTATTTAGTGTAATTCAATATCCTTAGCCTGGAATTATTTCGAGTAGTATGATGATTTAAAAGTAGATGAAATACACtttattaatttggtgaaattaATTTCAGTGGATTACTTTCTGCTCATATCTTGGCATATTACTTACAAGAAAAAGCTGACATTATGCTTTGGTACAATGGAGAACTTTTGGAAATGGCAAAAGACATTGGTTATAGGCTTCTTCCTGCATTTAATACAACAACTGGAATACCATATGCAAGGGTATGTCTTGGTTATTTTCTCACAACTTTTGTATAACTTAACATTTCTGGAAATATAACAAAGAGGGAGAAAAGATTCTTAATTGCCCATATCAGGCAAGTCAGGCAAGAGCCACCGAACTTCTGccttcaggattgtaaaaattgaaatattaaggTTTCTCTCATTTTCTGTAATAGAATAGTTTTGGAGAATTTAGTATACTGCAAGGCCTCGATGCCAGTTCTGTTACTGATTGGATATCGATAGACTTATAACTAAAATCGTCTTATTCATTTTCAAGGTCAATCTTCTCTATGGAATAAAAAGCGACAGACTTGATGCGGCAAGAGAAACGTGTACAGCTTGCGCGGGTTCTATGATCTTGGAAATGGCCGCCCTGTCACGTCTAACTGGCGAgccaatttttgaagaaaaagcgCAGAAGGCCATGGACGAACTTTGGAAAATGCGTCATCGCAGTTCAGACCTGATGGGTTCAGTTCTGAACGTTCATTCGGGCGATTGGGTTAGGAGAGATTCTGGAGTTGGCGCTGGAATCGATTCATACTACGAATATTGTTTGAAGGCGTATATACTGTTGGGTGATACTAAGTACCTGAATAGGTTCAATAGGCATTACACCGCCATTATGAAATACATCTCGCAAGGACCTATGCTGCTGGACGTGCATATGCATAGGTAAGTAACTATTTAGACATGAGTATCATTTTGCTTAGATCTGTAATCAGTGAGtaaaaattcgtggtcaaaatTAATTCTGTCCGTCCATCCTTGTACTCGTCCAATAACGACTAGATTTCAATTTGATTGAATcttcatttatgaaaatattgagaaaatgaAATGACCAACTGTAAACATAATAATTTCCAAAAAGAACAAATCAAAGAACCAATATCTGTAGAGCTGATTTGAAGCTGCATTATGATTATTATCATGAATTGGTGAAATCCACCCAATCATTATATACGGAATTTTATTTACCtaatatcttcaaaattatttacCTATAAGAAGAAGCAGAAATCTGCTACTAATTTAACGAAAATATTACATAATAATACGAATTTTAAAAAacagctcaaaagctcctgacttcatgtcggtgtacagtgcatcccattttgggtgagacagccaggtttctcgcttgttatttaagatagagccttgcagttttcacgttcctgtcctactttttcgtgaaactcaagttggtctaatcagattttgcataactgtttccgttcaagagatacagggcgattttggaaattgatacttttcggacccctcctttatct is a window of Harmonia axyridis chromosome 2, icHarAxyr1.1, whole genome shotgun sequence DNA encoding:
- the LOC123674161 gene encoding AP2-associated protein kinase 1, whose protein sequence is MKKLFSKIETRIDNTSKETNNFIGKVFTVGRQNVVVEDVLAEGGFAIVYLVRGNNGCRYALKRMYVNNESDLNVAKREIQITSSLNGHKNIIGYVDSSLTPKGGGVFEVLLLMPYCQDNVLNLMKSHGKANMAESEILNIFCDTCEAVSRLHHCKTPIIHRDLKVENILKSDNGNYIICDFGSATARILNPAENGVSTVEEEIKRYTTLSYRSPEMVDMYCGKPITTKSDIWALGCLLYRLCFFTLPFGESLLAIQNGNFYIPDNSKYSIGLHQLIGYMLEPDPDKRPDIYQVSSIAFKLCNKDNPVKNLMNSTTPVLEDLPVPQSESEAKKTIIKSSTSTISGKTNSAPLVESTSVIPRQRPKGTATTPLNLKNLPLNISPSPTSSKKSQSPVAPTVSPSYSVSTSSVAPQGISQTASENPSFVPEFHNQPPATFNAVNCSEVVQDDLDQLFESGYSDPFKDDAQASTPPFNPAEAETTQGGNPITISLSSQNQRNFDLGDVSSTINIPHTPPSTPTMCVTKGHRRNMSDTTAFNKVYASETTQFLAPFDSSIKRSDDSPSTMEDYNTNSKVPMGSSVSTSNVSNLLSNTENRSLSADVADWNPFEEDGSFSEITEDHIFGAEFDKIRKCSQTSIPGVMSGDNSALAEDPFICAPFSLSSRTRNKKCNLQISDKQ
- the LOC123674162 gene encoding uncharacterized protein LOC123674162, translating into MTQISTEKKLLITYALALAAGLVATISLSIAWTHWKSTLDQCIHKNCSCILFGQHTPDIFLGGPEASCIFVTYGPILYILFCVSFVCFHGYRYLFMRERPSARTVMRKNGDGETIHMAVQSEDSSPLPKTFWVTMSSLTVIFLIYSLVHFITFLTGYYKTCKEYRKTLENELGIRGSALPVIYMRLSCGGIFDFMDYLHPIPENSYRYGFIDTGLALMIGITGSCIAFLLFIVASFLNVKRARLNY